A stretch of the Cheilinus undulatus linkage group 11, ASM1832078v1, whole genome shotgun sequence genome encodes the following:
- the gp9 gene encoding glycoprotein IX (platelet), whose amino-acid sequence MLFGLSLAVLLLLVSSTAGKPCTCSSLLPTGLKVNCSSLNLMELPRLPADTTELHVQDNQLTSVSPGMFDTLVGLKKASLSGNPFHCDCRIQYLRNWLLKNKAVVSEEPICASPSSVAHIAISELSDDFFSSCGPTSCTDGTHDTLLGVMLCCLIVLLLWSLKLAKKSTITLYIDERHSGFEAESLQSLKPKHRRRLHTDYLNYTTDLEKPPLNMELLPQVMDVLHKKHNIKIKTT is encoded by the coding sequence ATGCTCTTCGGTTTAAGCTTAgctgtcctcctcctcttggTCTCATCAACTGCTGGTAAACCGTGCACATGTTCATCCCTCCTGCCCACGGGTCTGAAAGTCAACTGCAGCTCTCTTAACCTCATGGAGCTGCCTCGTCTGCCCGCAGACACCACAGAGCTCCATGTGCAAGACAACCAGCTAACCTCTGTGTCTCCGGGCATGTTTGACACACTGGTGGGTCTGAAAAAGGCCTCGCTATCTGGGAACCCCTTCCACTGTGACTGTAGGATACAATATCTGAGGAACTGGCTGCTGAAAAACAAGGCCGTCGTCTCTGAAGAGCCCATCTGTGCCAGTCCGAGCTCTGTGGCTCATATAGCCATCTCTGAACTCAGTGATGACTTCTTTTCTTCCTGTGGTCCAACAAGCTGCACAGATGGAACTCATGACACCCTGTTAGGGGTGATGCTATGCTGCCTCATTGTCCTTCTTCTGTGGAGTTTAAAACTTGCCAAAAAGTCAACCATCACTCTGTACATAGATGAGAGACATTCAGGATTTGAAGCTGAATCTCTACAATCACTGAAACCCAAACACAGAAGGAGGCTGCACACTGATTATCTCAATTATACCACGGATCTAGAAAAACCACCTCTCAACATGGAGTTACTGCCACAAGTAATGGATGTGTTGCACAAGAAGCACAATATAAAGATAAAGACTACCTGA